The following coding sequences lie in one Populus nigra chromosome 15, ddPopNigr1.1, whole genome shotgun sequence genomic window:
- the LOC133674622 gene encoding probable LRR receptor-like serine/threonine-protein kinase At4g31250, giving the protein MAGLLGNTAHKTTHIFILAHKVACWHLMMLLFYFLVTASHFFVTSHGATDAEILVNFKNSLSTNSLLYDWNASGIPPCTGGTDNWVGLRCNNDSTIDKLLLENMGLKGTIDIDILMQLPTLRTLSFMNNSFEGPMPEVKKLSSLRNLYLSNNNFSGKIDKDAFDGMSSLKEVYLAHNEFTGEIPRSLVLLQKLTKLSLEGNQFDGNLPDFPQENLTVFNAAGNNFKGQIPTSLADFSPSSFAGNQGLCGKPLPACKSSRKKTVVIIAVVVVSVVALSAIVVFACIRSRQNKTLKFKDTKKKFGDDKKEAQSSDQFGDGKMGDSGQYLHFVRYDRDRFDLQDLLRASAEVLGSGTFGSSYKAVLLDGPAMVVKRFRHMSNVGKEGFHEHMRKLGTLSHPNLLPLVAYYYRKEEKLLVSDYVENGSLASHLHGKRSPGKPWIDWPTRLRIVKGVAKGLAYLYKEFPTLALPHGHLKSSNVLLDDTFEPLLTDYALVPVVNKDHSQQVMVAYKSPECSQSDRPNRKTDVWSLGILILEILTGKFPENYLTQGKGGDADLATWVNSVVREEWTGEVFDMDMMRTKNCEGEMLKLLKIGMCCCEWNLERRWDLKVAVAKIEELKERDNDNDDFSNSYASEGEVYSSRAVTDDDFSFSVNG; this is encoded by the exons atggcCGGCCTCCTTGGTAACACAGCTCAT AAAACTACACACATCTTCATACTGGCTCATAAGGTAGCTTGTTGGCACCTCATGATGCTGCTATTTTACTTTTTGGTCACGGCGAGCCATTTTTTTGTGACATCACACGGTGCAACTGATGCTGAAATCCTCGTCAACTTCAAGAACTCCTTGTCTACAAACTCCTTACTCTACGATTGGAATGCGTCAGGCATTCCTCCGTGCACCGGTGGCACTGACAATTGGGTTGGTTTGCGTTGCAACAATGATAGCACGATCGATAAGTTGTTGCTTGAGAATATGGGCTTAAAGGGTACCATTGACATAGACATCTTGATGCAATTGCCAACGTTGAGAACGTTAAGCTTCATGAATAATAGCTTTGAGGGTCCAATGCCTGAAGTGAAAAAACTTAGTTCCTTGAGAAACTTGTATTTGTCCAACAACAATTTCTCAGGAAAAATTGACAAGGATGCATTTGACGGAATGAGTTCGTTGAAGGAAGTTTATTTGGCACATAATGAGTTTACTGGTGAAATTCCTAGATCACTTGTTTTGCTGCAGAAGCTAACAAAGTTGAGCCTTGAAGGGAATCAATTTGATGGGAACTTGCCTGATTTCCCTCAAGAAAACTTGACTGTGTTTAATGCTGCAGGTAACAATTTCAAGGGTCAGATACCTACCAGCCTTGCTGACTTCAGTCCAAGCTCTTTTGCAG GGAATCAAGGGTTATGTGGAAAGCCACTGCCTGCATGCAAATCATCCAGGAAAAAGACCGTCGTAATTATTGCGGTCGTTGTTGTATCTGTGGTTGCATTATCTGCTATTGTTGTCTTTGCCTGCATCCGCAGCCGCCAAAACAAAACACTCAAATTTAAGGATACCAAAAAGAAATTTGGTGATGATAAAAAGGAAGCTCAATCATCAGATCAGTTTGGTGATGGTAAAATGGGTGATAGTGGGCAGTACTTGCATTTCGTAAGATATGATAGGGATAGATTTGATTTGCAAGACCTCCTTAGGGCCTCTGCTGAGGTCCTGGGCAGTGGTACTTTTGGGTCATCTTATAAGGCAGTTCTTTTAGATGGGCCTGCTATGGTTGTGAAGAGGTTTAGGCATATGAGTAATGTAGGTAAGGAAGGATTTCATGAGCACATGAGAAAGTTAGGAACATTGTCACACCCTAACTTGCTCCCTCTAGTGGCATACTACtacagaaaagaagaaaagcttTTGGTCTCTGACTACGTTGAAAATGGCAGCTTGGCTTCTCATCTTCATG GTAAGCGTTCCCCGGGAAAACCATGGATTGACTGGCCAACTCGGCTGAGGATCGTCAAAGGAGTTGCCAAGGGGTTGGCCTATCTCTACAAGGAGTTTCCAACATTAGCTTTGCCTCATGGTCACCTAAAATCCTCCAACGTTCTTCTAGATGATACATTCGAGCCCCTCTTGACAGATTATGCCCTAGTTCCCGTGGTTAATAAAGACCATTCTCAACAAGTTATGGTTGCCTACAAGTCGCCTGAATGCTCTCAATCCGACCGTCCGAATAGGAAGACTGATGTGTGGAGTCTTGGTATACTAATTCTGGAAATCTTGACAGGCAAGTTCCCTGAAAATTATTTAACGCAAGGAAAGGGTGGTGATGCAGATTTGgcaacttgggttaactcagTTGTTAGAGAAGAGTGGACAGGAGAGGTATTTGATATGGATATGATGAGGACCAAGAATTGCGAGGGTGAGATGCTGAAGCTGTTGAAAATTGGGATGTGCTGCTGTGAATGGAATTTGGAGAGGAGGTGGGATTTGAAGGTGGCTGTAGCCAAAATTGAGGAATTGAAGGAGAGAGACAATGACAATGATGACTTCAGTAATTCCTATGCTAGTGAAGGTGAAGTCTATTCTTCTAGAGCAGTGACTGATGATGATTTCTCCTTCTCAGTCAATGGTTGA